From the Halarchaeum grantii genome, the window CGGCCTCGCCCTGGACGACGAGTTGGCTCTCGGCGTCGCCGCGCGGCTTCAGGAGGACGGGATTGACGTCGGTCGTCGGCGTGATGCCGGCGGCGCGCGCCTGCGTGTACTGGGAGACGCCGATTTCGCCGGGGTCGCCGTCTGGCGTCGCGACGACGCGCGCGTTGTTGCTCATGTTCTGGGCCTTGTAGGGCGCGACGGCAACGCCGCGCTCGGCGAGGAGGCGACAGAGGCCCGCGGCGACGGTGCTCTTCCCGACGTGGCTCGCCGTCCCCGCGACCAGCAGCGTCTTCGTCATCTAATACTCGGTGCCCTTTCGCGCGCGCTGGCCCGCGTCGATGGGGTGTTTCTCCTTCGCCACCTGCGTCACGAGGTCGGCGTGCTCGTAGAGGTAGTCGGGCTTCGTGTGGCTCCCGGTGAGCACGAGTTCGAGGTCGTCGGGCTTCGATTCGACGAGCCCCAGAATATCGGACTCCTCGAGGAGCCCCTGGTCGACGGCGTAGAGGGCTTCGTCGAGGATGAGCATGTGGACGCCGTCGTCGGCGGGCGCGTCGAGTGTGAGCGCCCCCTCGACCCCCGTGGCGGCTTCGATGAGTTCGCGTGCGCGCTCGAGGCCCGCACGCGCTTTCGCGGTGTGCTCGTCGTCGTCCGATCCATCGAGACGGCCGTGCCAGCCGTAGTGGCCGGTGTTCTCGTAGGAGAAGCCGGGGAACTGGTCGATGGCGTTGTACTCGCCGCGGGTGTCCTCGACGCTGGACGCGCCGCCCTTCATGAACTGGAGCATGTGGACGCGGTAGCCGTGGCCGGCGGCGCGAAAGCCCATCCCCATCGCGGCCGTCGTCTTCCCCTTCCCGTCGCCCCACCAGGCCTGCACGAGCCCGAACTCCTCGGGCTCGGCCGCCTCGATGCGGGTCGGCGTCGGGTTCCGCCCCTTCCCGGGGGTCTGGGCGAGCTGGTCGTCCGTCGCTTCTGTGCGGTCCGTGTCGTCGGTGGTGTCGGTGTGGTCGGTCATAGGGAATCGGTGAGTCGGTCGAACGCACCGCTCGCGGCGTGGCGGTGGCAGTACGTGCCGACGGTCTCGTGCTCGGTGAGTCCGTCGTGGTCGTCGTCGATGCCGGTGCCGCGAACGACGTCGAAAGCGAACCGCGCGTCGGCGTCCGGCGAGAGCGAGGAGTAGTGGAACTCGTGGCCGTGCTGTGTCTCCCCACCGGCCGCCGTCAGGCCGTCGTCGCGGGCGCGGAGCGCGACGTGGTCGAGCGCCTGATAGCG encodes:
- a CDS encoding cob(I)yrinic acid a,c-diamide adenosyltransferase; this translates as MTDHTDTTDDTDRTEATDDQLAQTPGKGRNPTPTRIEAAEPEEFGLVQAWWGDGKGKTTAAMGMGFRAAGHGYRVHMLQFMKGGASSVEDTRGEYNAIDQFPGFSYENTGHYGWHGRLDGSDDDEHTAKARAGLERARELIEAATGVEGALTLDAPADDGVHMLILDEALYAVDQGLLEESDILGLVESKPDDLELVLTGSHTKPDYLYEHADLVTQVAKEKHPIDAGQRARKGTEY